In the Desulfovibrio legallii genome, AGGCCAAGCATAAGCACGAAAACGCCGAAATAGCCCTGATAGGACGAGAAATTCAGCTTGCCGGCCGTGAGCGTGGCGGAACCGAAAGCGCCGATGATGGATCCGAGACCCAGGGCAATGCCCAGGGGCAACACCAGGCGCTTCATACGGTAGTAGGTAAAGGTGCTGATGACGGAAGAAAGCCCCACCAGCATCTGGTTGGAGGCGCGTACGGAGTCCGTAACCGTGGCGTTGAGCGGCGCGTTCACCAGCTTGCCGTCGGCATTCATGATTTTGGGGAAAGACTTGGCGTAGGCGCCAAGGCCGTAAACGCTCATGTGCCCCACAGCAGCCATAACACCACCAAAGGCGCCCACAGTGGAGAAGATCCAGCCCACCCACAGGGCCCAGCCAAAGGCCAGCAAGGTGCTCACATGCGGTCCGCCGGGAATGCCCAGATAGCCGGGCGCGGCGTTGGCGTCAATACTGCCGGGCGCGGCGGCCAGCTGCTTGGCAATGGCGGCGCTGATGCCGTCGTTGCCCGCGGCAAAGGCCTGCCCTGCCATGGCGAGCAGGAACAGGGTGGTGATGCCCAGAACGAATCTCTTGCGGTTCATAAGATACGACCTCCTCGGGTTACTGTGCTATGGCGCGGGGTGCGGGCCACGCGGCTCCGGTCCCTGGGTTGCGCCTGCGGGTTGTCCCGCTCCGCCCCTGTACCGCGCGCTGCTGCCGTTGGGCGCGGTGGCGACGGGCCTGACGACGCCGCTTTGGTTGCCTTGCTATGCGGCTTGCCTTTGCGCTGTAAATCTTCTGCGCCGTGCGGCTGCTGCCCTGCCTAGTGCGGTTGTGCAGCGTCCACGCCGGAAAAGTGCAGACAACTCATGGCGCAGGTAGCCACACAGGCCGGTTCCAGGCCTTGGTCAATGCGGTCTTTGCACAGATCGCACTTTTCCACTTTGCCGGTCCGGGGGTTCCATACGGGGATGTGCCACGGGCAGGCCGCAATGCAGGCTTTGCAGCCGTCGCAGAGGTCGGCCTCCAGGTAGACAAGCCCATCGGCACGCGCACGCATGGCTCCTGTGGGGCAGGCGGGCACGCACTTGGGTTTTTTGCAGTGAAAACAGGCAAGATAAGTAAACTCCACGGCATGGGGCCGCTGCTTTTTGTGCAGCGCCTCCCGAATCTGACAAAAGGGGCTGACGATCTGATCTCCGTGAATGCTGCGGCACTGCACTTCACAGGCTTTGCAGCCTATACACTCCGCATGTATATGTGTGATGCCGACTTTATTCATGCATCTCCTCCAGCTATGAAAAAAATCTGAAAAATCTAAACCTTTTCCAGGGTGACAAAATGTTCTTGCAGGGAGAGCCCGCCACCGGCTTCGTCTTCCATGGCTAGTCCTCCGCGTAGACAAATGCTGTCGGAAACGCCCTTGTGAAACGCCCGACTTTCACAAGGCAATTTATGGCCAAAGCCGTGCACCACAAACAGGGCCTCCGGATGGATGAGATCCGTAATTTTAAGGCCCACCTCGCCCATGCTGACGCCCGTGGCGTCCAGAACGCGCACCCGGTCACCCGGCACAAGCCCGGCGGCCCTGGCCCTTTCCGTATGTATCCAGGCGGTATTTTCCGGCATCTGCTCCAGCAGCAGGGGGTTGTTGACGGTATGCCCCTGGGTGTGCACGGCGGCCCGGCCAAAGGTAATGCGAAAAGCGCCGGGCGGCGGCGGCGTGGGGGGCGTATAGGGCTGCAGCATGTTCAGGCCGGCCTTGGCCCCGTAGCCCGTGCTGGCCAGCTCAATCTTGCCGGATGCTGTGGGGAGCTTTAAGGTTTCAAGGTCGGCGTAAAGAGGTTCCTTGGTCAGGGAAACAAAGCCCTTGGCGTCAAAATCCGCGATTTTCAGCCCGGTGCCCCGCAGCTGGTAGCTCCAGACGTCTTCCACGCGGGCAAAATGCAGCGCGTCCAGCCCCAGCCTTTGGGCAAGCCCGCCGATAATCTGCCAGTCGGCCTTACTGTTGAACTTGGGGCGCACGGCCTGCCGCCGCACAAAAAACTGGGGTTTCAGGCCCTTTTTGCCCGCGATGATGCTGTCTCTGGCCAGATAGGTGGAAAGGGGCAGCACCACGTCGGCAAACCAGGCTGTGTCGGACCAGGAAAAGGTCACGCTGACCAGCAGGTCCAGACCAGAAAAGAGCTTGCGCATGGCGTCCGGG is a window encoding:
- a CDS encoding sulfite exporter TauE/SafE family protein, encoding MNRKRFVLGITTLFLLAMAGQAFAAGNDGISAAIAKQLAAAPGSIDANAAPGYLGIPGGPHVSTLLAFGWALWVGWIFSTVGAFGGVMAAVGHMSVYGLGAYAKSFPKIMNADGKLVNAPLNATVTDSVRASNQMLVGLSSVISTFTYYRMKRLVLPLGIALGLGSIIGAFGSATLTAGKLNFSSYQGYFGVFVLMLGLYLTWETSPAGQRSKSKAKEAAKAFEAAVKSKKTDGGTAPTGVQIIKFTPTTCQFTFCGVEFAFNPLLPFLGGLVIASIAAFLGVGGGFLLVPFITSVTQLPMYLAAGTSALAVLVSMITGITTLMLHGVMVDWQLVGIELAGVAVGSIVGPYTSRFFSDLWLKRIFILLALYVGIDYVLRGFFNYRIFG
- a CDS encoding 4Fe-4S dicluster domain-containing protein, whose product is MNKVGITHIHAECIGCKACEVQCRSIHGDQIVSPFCQIREALHKKQRPHAVEFTYLACFHCKKPKCVPACPTGAMRARADGLVYLEADLCDGCKACIAACPWHIPVWNPRTGKVEKCDLCKDRIDQGLEPACVATCAMSCLHFSGVDAAQPH